The segment CAACATTGCTTGATAGAACGAAAACCGCTGCTATGAGATATAAGCAACCGTTAATCTTATGTTTGTCGAAGCTCATATCTCCCAGGGGAGTACTTTCCGAGGACTTTGACTCTTTTGCTGATTCAGTGCTGCTCATTAGACTCATCATGAGGGCACCTACAACACATAAAATTGTGCCTACAATCTTGACTTTGCTGTATACGCAACATAGCTTAACTTTCTCTAACCTGCACATAGCTAGTGATCAGATAAACAATCACTAGACAATAGCAGAAACGAATTGAGAGCAAGGGGCACCAGATgcttagtatatatatttattattttctctattCGTTTTAGCTAGTAATCAGATAAACAATCACTAGACAAAGTAACTGTCATTACTCAACTAGATTGGAGTGAAACTAAATTTCTGTGGGCAATTATGTTTTGTTAAAAGGAAATTTACATTTTGAAATGCTACAAAAGAAATTTGGAAATGATACCTTAATGTCCAAGCAATAATGAAAATAAGCCCTGGAGCAAGGTTCGGCATGGCTGTAGCCATTGCTGGTGAAGTTAACTTAATCCCCTTAAGGAATAAGGACTGAAACAGAGTAACCCTGAAAATGAaataggaaagaaagaaaaccattTGAGTGCCATGCTCATTGAATCAGTCTCTAGGCTTTTCTCCCTAGTTTGTTTCTCGGTCTGCTCTCTCCTCGctcaaaaaaagtaaaaacctCTACAAACGTTAATAGATACATCCATGGACACAATGACAATAGAATGTCCAACATGAAACTTAcagaaactaaaaagaaaaaacatgctaGGATTCAGGCACCCATAGCTCTCGAAATATCAATATCTCTAACATCATCCGAAGCGGTAGAGAACGCTAGACCCCAAAATGATGTTTAATGTACTAGTTGGTAATGAGTGACGCATGAGTGGATATGTTGATCTTCATGCATGTCAACAAATCTGCTGGTGACAGGGGCATCCAACATGTCCTGTGCAGATGCTGTAGCACCACAGGCCTGCAGCGTGTAGATGTGCCTATCGACTATATGtcgattaaaataaaaataaggacttGCCTAAACCTAATTATGCCACACATAATAATGAATCACTATATGACTTGTTTTACAAATGGACACATTTCTCCTCAATTGATATTGGAGAGCCATCAGAGAGCCCTTCGAGAAAATTACACTCCAAACAGAACCTAAACTGGTGCTGCTGTATTGTGATTTTCCTGTACAAGAGAACAATAACTAATGGTAACTTTGGAGTTCTCTTGAGGATTTATTTGCACCTTCATCATCTTAGTACTTGGTTTTGTTCAAAGAAAACAACAGTTTGCTAATTATTGATTTCAAAGACCTACCAGCTTTGATTTCCTTGAAGAGAACAATACTGACAAAACAAAGTACTAAttacaaaattgaattttgcaggcaatatatatgtatatagcTAGCTGATCTAACTATGACATTCATTACTCGTAAGTATTGCAATTATTGACAttgaaatatcaaaaatcatcttaaagatttttaattattgccTTACCctccaaaagaaattaaaaccagCTGAATCATCAACTTCAATCTGAATTCCTTTGGCCATTTGCTCCTGCAACATGAACATAATTTACTTCCCATatttatagagagagagatgagagagagagagagacctttCAAAATGAACAGCAATGGGAGAGAGTATGAGGAAGGTGGCAAAAGTTGAGAAAATAACAATGGTTAGAGGGTTAAGGCCAAGAGACATGAGATAGCTCAACAAAACCGAGTTCCCTGCGTAGACAAATTGCACCATTATCAGCCCTACTATAATCACCAAATCCTCGAGAGTCTGTTTCTTCTTGTTCC is part of the Populus nigra chromosome 8, ddPopNigr1.1, whole genome shotgun sequence genome and harbors:
- the LOC133701072 gene encoding WAT1-related protein At5g47470, with the protein product MVWNKKKQTLEDLVIIVGLIMVQFVYAGNSVLLSYLMSLGLNPLTIVIFSTFATFLILSPIAVHFERSKWPKEFRLKLMIQLVLISFGGVTLFQSLFLKGIKLTSPAMATAMPNLAPGLIFIIAWTLRLEKVKLCCVYSKVKIVGTILCVVGALMMSLMSSTESAKESKSSESTPLGDMSFDKHKINGCLYLIAAVFVLSSNVVLQATTLGDFPAPISLCAITSLIGVIITAIVELVLNHRVDVGWPLMRLGTLICYSILGGAVGGACVSFNGWAMKKRGPVHVAVFNPIGTAISVVFSVITLGDRFNLASLAGMFLMFTGLYLVLWAKGKEGFRDGDQLESEFDPQKRLLA